One window of the Chanodichthys erythropterus isolate Z2021 chromosome 2, ASM2448905v1, whole genome shotgun sequence genome contains the following:
- the LOC137026361 gene encoding uncharacterized protein encodes MAESQKLLLRVYIAPDIAHKMTLSTRPSTVEELITVIKEKFRPRLDFDFSLQYEDPDFGGQLCFLTDISELPEKAVLRVHRSETDVSSTATSETEILPNAPGRYQSWPDVFTVPQFSYDVEHTLEAGNAAYENSGKFLKLTKGKKHDILENMAKAMHSFKAYPSDKEVAKAAEALISKHPCLTEPGSHCGWYGWKTSLKFKMGNYRTKLSRSGCEEVAVNSGKRSQNNPESESPHSNIKRARRAEVNYLPNFPKGENAESLEQQRLQIVEEVSKTERSLVLIERLMQTTFALRRKQIIVDNPSQPVKDFLKKWPALCLESQIAAEFHRITNISLKNKFYAELDKHTPRLIAVYRQKAARTGKAAEALRSIFRAYDLLDHYDINNRRTAALRALPVFLREDDAVFFKMWNTEEVDEPDIADSAVALVSMVNGDSSSTAQFDPAGIAIVLEGDIVLRDISRLAEAFLLMFGLIYALHLNYPKELTHTFNFIQKVLMGLDDSKPLAPRLLSLKNDLLIKE; translated from the exons ATGGCAGAATCACAGAAACTTTTACTGAGAGTTTACATTGCTCCTGACATTGCCCACAAGATGACCCTTTCTACACGCCCAAGTACTGTAGAAGAGTTGATTACAGTGATTAAAGAGAAATTCAGACCTCGTCTTGATTTTGATTTCAGCCTCCAATATGAGGACCCAGATTTTGGGGGGCAACTCTGCTTTCTAACAGACATTTCAGAACTGCCGGAGAAGGCTGTATTGAGAGTACACAGATCTGAGACTGATGTCAGCTCAACTGCAACTTCAGAAACAGAAATACTCCCTAATGCCCCAGGACGCTACCAGAGTTGGCCTGATGTGTTCACAGTTCCTCAATTTTCATATGATGTCGAGCACACCCTAGAAGCTGGAAATGCGGCCTATGAAAACAGTGGAAAGTTCTTAAAATTAACAAAAGGCAAAAAACATGACATTCTAGAAAATATGGCGAAGGCAATGCACAGCTTTAAGGCTTACCCCAGTGACAAAGAAGTAGCTAAAGCAGCTGAGGCTCTTATTTCTAAGCACCCCTGCCTCACAGAACCTGGAAGTCACTGTGGATGGTATGGCTGGAAGACAAGTTTAAAGTTTAAGATGGGCAACTATCGCACAAAACTCAGCAGATCTGGTTGTGAAGAGGTGGCTGTGAACTCGGGGAAGAGAAGCCAAAATAACCCAGAGAGTGAGTCTCCCCACTCCAACATCAAAAGAGCTCGTCGAGCTGAGGTAAACTACCTACCAAATTTTCCAAAAGGAGAGAATGCTGAAAGCTTGGAACAACAAAGATTACAAATAGTTGAAGAAGTGTCTAAGACAGAAAGAAGTCTTGTGCTGATAGAGAGACTCATGCAAACAACATTTGCACTGCGTCGCAAACAGATCATTGTAGATAACCCATCACAACCAGTGAAGGACTTTTTGAAAAAGTGGCCTGCACTTTGTTTGGAATCTCAG ATTGCTGCAGAATTCCACAGAATTACTAATATCAGCTTGAAAAACAAGTTCTATGCAGAGCTGGACAAACATACTCCTCGTCTGATTGCTGTTTACAGGCAGAAGGCTGCCCGCACTGGCAAGGCAGCAGAAGCACTGAGAAGCATCTTTCGTGCCTATGATCTTCTG GATCACTATGATATTAACAACAGACGTACAGCTGCACTTCGAGCCCTCCCTGTCTTTTTGCGTGAAGATGATGCTGTGTTTTTCAAGATGTGGAAT ACTGAAGAGGTGGATGAGCCGGACATTGCGGATTCAGCCGTAGCTCTTGTCAGCATGGTGAATGGAGACTCGAGTTCCACTGCTCAGTTTGACCCTGCTGGGATTGCTATTGTGCTGGAAGGTGACATTGTTCTGAGGGACATTTCCAGGTTGGCTGAGGCTTTTCTTTTGATGTTTGGGTTGATATATGCATTACATCTCAACTACCCCAAAGAGCTGACCCACACCTTTAACTTCATCCAAAAAGTCTTAATGGGCTTGGATGACTCAAAGCCACTAGCACCCAGATTGCTGAGTCTAAAAAATGATCTTCTGATTAAGGAGTAA